The Natrinema amylolyticum genome includes the window GCGGGTGTCCTTGCCGCTGACCTTCGTCAGCTGCTCGATGTCCGCCGCCGTCTGTCCGACATCTTCCTTGCTGGGGCCGGACAGGACGATCTGCTCGTCGTCGACGGTGACCTCGGTCTCACCGTGGATAGTCGTTCGTCGCGGTGCCTTTTCGCCGAGGAAGTTCTCGATGACGACTTCCTCGCCCTCCACGCGGACCTGCATCGGGAAGTGAGAGTAGAAGACTTCCATCTCGTACTCCCAGCCCTCAGTCACGCCGTGGACGGCGTTTCGGATGTGGCTCTCGAAGGTGCCGACGGTCGAATTCGTCTTCGCGTCCTCGGCACCGCTCTCGATTACCACCTGATCGTCGTCCGCTTCGACGGTCACGTCAGGGTACCAGAGACGGCGCGTAATGGCGCCTTCCGGGCCCTCGACGGTGACGTCGAAACGGTCGACCTCGACGGTTACGTTCTCGGGGATTTCCAGTTCTACTCGCATGGTCAGTAGACGTATGCGATCACCTGACCCCCAATACCCTTCTCGCGAGCCTCGTAGTGGCTCATGATGCCACTGCTCGTCGTGACGACGAGGGCACCGAAGTCTCGAGCGGGGAGATAGCGCTTCTCCCACTTCTCGAAGTCCTCGGAACCAACGGCGTAGCGGGGCTTGATGGGGCCGCACTCGTTGATCGCTCCTTTCAATTCGATCTCGAACTGACCGGCTTTGCCGTCGTCGACGTACTCGAAGCCGTCGATGTACCCGCGGTCGTAGAAGACCTCGAGCACGCTGCCGATTTCGTTCGAGGCGGGCGTTACCTCGTGGGTGAGATGACCCACGCTCTCGGCGTTATCGAGTCCCGAGAGCGCGTTGCTGAGTGGATCGTTTCCGGTCATGTTATCGGTACTTCCTGAATCCCATGTCGCGGGCGATCTCGCGGAAACACTGCCGGCAGAGGTTGATGTCGTACTTCCCGACAAGCCCCTGCTCGCGGCCACAGCGCTGACAGGACTCGATCTGTCCCGTTCGCTTCGCCGCGTGCTCGCCCGTGTGGTCGTTTTCTTCTGTTTCGCTTTCACTCATCGTCTGTGCCCTCCACGGTCACGTCGAAGTTAGCCTCGAGGAAGCCGATGGCGTCCTCGGTAGTCAGTCGATGCTTCGACGGGATCGACCGAGTGGCCTTGTCGCGCTTGGCGATACGGTAGCCCGGACGCACCAGGTTGACAGTGACGTCCAGCCCGAAGATTCCGATGCTCGGGTCGTACTCCTGGCTCGGGAAGTCGGTGTGTTCCTCGACGCCGAAGCTGAAGTTACCCGTATTGTCGAACTGCGCCGCGGAAATTTCCGTCAGCGGCAGCGACTTGTCGAGAAATTCGTAGGCGTCGTCGTCGCGAAGAGTGACCTTCGCGCCGATCGGATCGCCCTGGCGAATTCCGAAGTCGGGTTCGGTTCGCTTGGCCTGGGTCCGGACGCTCTCCTGACCCGTGACCTCCTCGATGATATCCTCGGCCTTACCGAGCTCGCGACCGCCCTGGCCGACGCCCATGTGGACGACGACTTTTTCGACGCGCGGTTCGCGCATCTCGTGGAAGTCACCGGATTCGGCTTCACTCATCGTCCGCACCTCCAGCGCTCACGGTATCACCGTTCGCGTCTTCCGACGCGTCGGCGTCGCCCGTGAAGTTCTCGTCGATAACGACGACGTACTCTTCGACGGTTTCGAAGCCGCCGTCGTCCGTCGAGACGCCGACGCTGTTCGAGCCGCTGCCCGGCGTGATGTCGATCGCGTCGATCTCGCCGACCTTGCCACCGTGGTTGCCACGGACGGCCGTCACGAGCGCACCCTCCTCGTAGGGGAAGTGCGCGACGACGGACTTGTCGTCGTTGTCGATGACGATCGAGTCCTTCGAAGCGTACTCGTCGTCGACGATGACGTTCGTGCCGTCGTGCAGCGTCAGCTGGGTGTCGCCACCCGCCACTTGCTGTTTGTTCACGATCTTGCCGAGGCGGCTCCCCGCCGATTCCTCGTCGATCTCGGTCAGTGCGAGTCGACCACCCTCGTCGGGGAAGACGCGGTAGTACTCTCCGCGACCCGGGAACGCAACGATGTCGAACATGCCGATCGGGCGCTGTTCGTCGTTGATCGGGTCCCCGTTGATGAGGATCGAATCCTCGGAGAGGGCGTATCGTGCTTCCTTGCGCGAGTCCACGTAGCCGAGGACGTCCCGCAGGAGGACGACGAGCGGCACGCCGTCTTCACCGTGCGGTCCGGCGTCGGCCTTGACCGTGAAGGTCTCGGTCTTTCGCTCGACCGGCCAGGACTTCGGTACCGAGAGTCGTTTCTGGTGTTTCGTCATTCGCTATCACCTTCGAGACGCGCCTCGCGACGCTCGTCCTCGAGATCGAGCTCCGTGATCCGGACGTTCGAGGGGTCGAGCGGCCGCGGCACTTCCTCGCCGTCGGCCGTCTCGACGGTCACGTCCTCGACGTGGATGGTCCCATCCTCGAGGATT containing:
- a CDS encoding 50S ribosomal protein L6, with amino-acid sequence MRVELEIPENVTVEVDRFDVTVEGPEGAITRRLWYPDVTVEADDDQVVIESGAEDAKTNSTVGTFESHIRNAVHGVTEGWEYEMEVFYSHFPMQVRVEGEEVVIENFLGEKAPRRTTIHGETEVTVDDEQIVLSGPSKEDVGQTAADIEQLTKVSGKDTRVFQDGVYITNKPAKGGA
- a CDS encoding 30S ribosomal protein S8, coding for MTGNDPLSNALSGLDNAESVGHLTHEVTPASNEIGSVLEVFYDRGYIDGFEYVDDGKAGQFEIELKGAINECGPIKPRYAVGSEDFEKWEKRYLPARDFGALVVTTSSGIMSHYEAREKGIGGQVIAYVY
- a CDS encoding 30S ribosomal protein S14, whose amino-acid sequence is MSESETEENDHTGEHAAKRTGQIESCQRCGREQGLVGKYDINLCRQCFREIARDMGFRKYR
- a CDS encoding 50S ribosomal protein L5, whose product is MSEAESGDFHEMREPRVEKVVVHMGVGQGGRELGKAEDIIEEVTGQESVRTQAKRTEPDFGIRQGDPIGAKVTLRDDDAYEFLDKSLPLTEISAAQFDNTGNFSFGVEEHTDFPSQEYDPSIGIFGLDVTVNLVRPGYRIAKRDKATRSIPSKHRLTTEDAIGFLEANFDVTVEGTDDE
- a CDS encoding 30S ribosomal protein S4e — its product is MTKHQKRLSVPKSWPVERKTETFTVKADAGPHGEDGVPLVVLLRDVLGYVDSRKEARYALSEDSILINGDPINDEQRPIGMFDIVAFPGRGEYYRVFPDEGGRLALTEIDEESAGSRLGKIVNKQQVAGGDTQLTLHDGTNVIVDDEYASKDSIVIDNDDKSVVAHFPYEEGALVTAVRGNHGGKVGEIDAIDITPGSGSNSVGVSTDDGGFETVEEYVVVIDENFTGDADASEDANGDTVSAGGADDE